The following coding sequences are from one Onychostoma macrolepis isolate SWU-2019 chromosome 24, ASM1243209v1, whole genome shotgun sequence window:
- the arhgap28 gene encoding LOW QUALITY PROTEIN: rho GTPase-activating protein 28 (The sequence of the model RefSeq protein was modified relative to this genomic sequence to represent the inferred CDS: deleted 1 base in 1 codon) yields the protein MMDVKDCGGVILTAFHSFRIHGDEQKHAADNRKAQYQRIGSMSLSPSAPERCVSRDSMEDYWSEVKTIEEERQGGPEEMERASVDEAELEEAWLQEAGLSTLVTGTQSDGPAEALLSTLTRSQAAMVKKRVDNYTQTLRKRNRQPMRHVRDVFSMHDASSELTPPISPNGQIAPKLPQWNPPKVPPSCAAFTPADTNGSSSVSETIVLSFDVAYSEGARAHRKGRECQDCRRIRKDDRDLPSFQIVKPRQGVTRVSDLSSEDIKKIGYISLIELTTFYDFLGIEMKRNRVVRSKARDSGIFGVPLITLLENDQKKYPGSRVPLVFKKLLSKLEQTGLQTEGILRVPGSASRVKHLRQELELKFYEDRFDWDQVRQNDAAGLLKMFIRELPYPLLTQQHLPAFTAAQSISSPKHQIQALHLLIMLLPEANRDTLKALLEFLRKVVAYEEKNRMSLWNVSMIVAPNLFTFRGKNVKQEEMQGAVAAAQLVRLLITHQDLLWTVPCFLISHVRKMNEASMGKNTDFEKSKRRLLKRWNTEKERERSEVTDFRDGVIRVHAPLQAKVSMAIQLNAEMKARDIMARFDIENGRGSRSTSRRQRQYLFEVGGNIGERCLDPDAHLLDVYRVNPHCEWVLKSRAT from the exons GAAAGCTCAGTATCAGCGGATAGGCAGCATGAGTTTGTCTCCGTCCGCTCCGGAGCGCTGCGTGTCCCGGGACTCCATGGAGGACTACTGGAGCGAGGTGAAGACCATCGAGGAGGAGCGTCAGGGAGGACCGGAGGAGATGGAGCGGGCCAGCGTGGACG AGGCGGAGCTTGAGGAGGCGTGGCTGCAGGAGGCGGGGCTCTCCACGCTGGTGACGGGAACACAGAGCGACGGTCCGGCGGAGGCTCTTCTCTCCACGCTCACGCGCTCACAGGCCGCCATGGTGAAGAAACGGGTGGATAACTACACACAAACACTGCGCAAGAGGAACAGACAGCCCATGAGACACGTGCGAGACGTCTTCTCCATGCACGACGCCTCG TCTGAACTGACGCCTCCTATTTCTCCAAACGGACAGATCGCTCCCAAACTGCCGCAGTGGAATCCACCTAAAG TCCCTCCGTCATGTGCAGCCTTCACTCCAGCGGACACTAACGGCTCCAGCAGCGTTTCAGAGACCATCGTTTTATCGTTTGACGTGGCGTATTCAGAAGGGGCTCGAGCTCATCGGAAAGGCCGCGAATGCCAAGACTGCCGGAGGATCCGGAAAGACGACAGGGATTTACCG AGTTTTCAGATAGTGAAGCCCAGACAGGGCGTGACACGAGTGAGCGATTTATCGTCTGAGGACATCAAGAAGATCGGCTACATCTCCCTGATCGAGCTGACCACCTTCTACGACTTCCTGGGCATCGAGATGAAGAGGAACCGCGTGGTGCGCAGCAAAGCACGAG ACAGCGGCATATTCGGCGTTCCTCTCATTACATTGCTGGAAAACGACCAGAAGAAATACCCCGGTTCCAGAGTTCCTCTGGTTTTCAAGAAG TTGTTGTCTAAACTGGAGCAGACGGGGTTACAGACGGAGGGGATTCTCAGGGTTCCAGGATCAGCGTCCAGAGTGAAG CATCTGCGTCAGGAGCTGGAGCTGAAGTTCTACGAGGATCGTTTCGACTGGGATCAGGTGCGTCAGAACGACGCGGCGGGTTTGTTGAAGATGTTCATCCGCGAGCTGCCGTATCCTCTGCTGACCCAACAGCACCTGCCGGCATTCACAGCCGCTCAGA GTATCTCATCACCCAAACATCAAATCCAGGCTCTTCATCTTCTCATCATGCTGCTTCCTGAAGCCAACAGAGACACTCTGAAG GCTCTTCTGGAGTTCCTCAGAAAGGTGGTGGCGTACGAGGAGAAGAACCGCATGAGTCTGTGGAACGTCTCCATGATCGTCGCACCGAACCTCTTCACGTTTCGCGGGAAGAACGTCAAACAAGAGGAGATGCAGGGCGCGGTCGCTGCCGCCCAGCTCGTGCGTCTCCTCATTACCCATCAGGACCTGCTGTGGACG GTCCCATGTTTTCTGATCTCTCATGTCAGGAAAATGAACGAAGCCTCCATGGGCAAAAACACAGACTTC GAGAAGAGCAAGCGCAGACTACTGAAGAGATGGAACACGGAGAAGGAGCGCGAGCGCAGTGAA GTCACCGACTTCCGTGACGGCGTCATCAGAGTTCACGCGCCGCTCCAGGCAAAGGTTTCCATGGCGATTCAGCTGAACGCAGAGATGAAGGCCAGAGACATAATGGCGCGCTTCGACATCGAGAACGG GCGCGGGTCACGCAGCACCAGCCGAAGACAGAGACAGTATCTGTTCGAGGTCGGAGGAAACATCG GCGAGCGCTGCCTGGATCCAGACGCTCATTTACTAGATGTTTACCGCGTTAACCCTCACTGTGAATGGGTGCTGAAGTCACGGGCGACCTGA